CTGCGCAGCGGTGGTGTCTTGGTCGTTGTTGACCTGGCTCCAGAGGCTCACGTCCACGATCATTCCCACGACCATGCTCACGGCCACACCGATTGTGCTGGGGGTAGCCACTCTCATGGCCACTCTCATGGTGCagtttcatctcatcacacAATTTCTAAGCATGGGGGATTTGAGCCTGAAGACATGAAGGCTCTACTGGCCGAAGCTGGCTTCACTCCTGAAAGCTTTGACTACAAATTGTATCCCGACACCATGCCGCATGTTTCCAATGTCCCTCAGCATGGTACTTGCCTGACATCCAAGTTTAAGCCATTTTTCATTGCCAAGGGGGTAAAGCAATAGAGTTATGAGAGGAATTTGCGACGTTGTGGAGAGTGGCAGGGTGGAAACGCATACTTGCATCGATAGACACAAGCAGACCCTGATTTAGTACCTTTGACCGTAAGATCCTATTggcaactttttttcttcggGTTATACAGGGTTAAAGAGattattttcctcttcttcttcttcatttctcTGTTTACGTCTTAATATATCCTGTCGACGTGCTACGGAATGTGTTAGCAGTGCAGGATTGCCTACTGTAGTATCATTTACTCTAATAAAGAGCACATATTATGAATTTGCTGGTGATAAAGCTCGTAAGCACGATGACTATATCAACATCTGTACTTGAAGTGAAATGTCCCAATAATGACAGATGTTGCGAAGCAAACTTAAGGATCAATATGTTGAGTCCGTCCTAGACCGTTTCCCATTTCACGCACAACATGACTCAAGAAAATGCGCCCCGGCACTCATCGTTGTTGTGCATTGTCTGGTTGCGCGTCCGTGGCTACATGAACAAGGCGCGGGCATCATAGGAAAGGCGCGCAATGATACAGACGATAAGCTGCTTACAATACACCGAAGGATTCATCAGTGCACGTGTTAATAAAGAGAGGGGATTGTCGGATAACTCAACTAACTCAATGAGCCAGCTCGTGATCAATTTTTCCCTTCTGGCTAAACTCTTGCGACGCAAagtcttgtcttcttctcaatcttctggCAAACTATGCGCGAAACCAAGATGACTGAAACAAATGTTGAGACCCCATTGGTAGCGCAACCACAACACCAAATACTCTTGTCGCCGCTGGATGCAGCGTGGGATCCTTCATTGCCCACCGACGACATTGATGAATACTGCTGGACACCCCTGCAACTCGCCGCTAGAAGTGGAGAGCTACAGGTCGTCCAAGAGATCCTCGCCTCCAACCCCTCAGCTGTGAACGACCCTCCAAGTGGCTACTATGGCCAGACGGCCTTGCAAGCTGCCTGTATGCAGGGACATGAGGATATAGTAAGAAGTTTACTTGATGCTGGAGCAGATGTCCACTTCTGTGGCGGGAACAACTTCCAGCGCACTGGCCTTCAGATTGCCTGTGGGCAAGGGAATGAAAACGTTGTGCGAATGCTTCTGGCCGCGGGTTCCGAGATCAACATGAGTCCGACGACGAACCACGGCATCCGTGTGCTGACGCAAACCCACCAAACAACTCAATCAGCACCTAAAACTTTTGCTGTCGCTCGATACAATGGAAGAACTGCACTGCAAGCAGCATCGGAACGCGGTCATCTTAGCATCGTGAAGCTGCTGTTAGAACTCGGGGCAGAAGTCAACGCCCCTCCGTCGCCAATCGCCGGTCGCACGGCGTTACAGGCGGCATCTAGCGGCGGATTCGTGGCAGtcgtgcagctgctgctggaaaatGGAGCACAGATAAATGCCCCATCGGCTAGGTACAAAGGGATCACGGCTCTTCAGGGAGCATGCTTGCAAGGGAGCTCGGAAATTGTAGACGTGCTGCTCAAGTCCGGTGCAGATGTGAAGGCTTCTGGAGGAGGTTacgatggcgatggaacAGCTTTGCAcgcagctgctgagaaggGATACCTTGGGATTGTGAAAAAGCTTGTTGGCATTGGGGCGGACGTCAATTCAAGCTACAATCGCAGAGGCCAGACGCCGATCCAGGGGGCTATGGCAGGCGGACATGAAGAGGTGGTCGAATATCTCCGAGACATGGGCGCTGTGGGCAGGACCGGGGGAGGCATCTTCATTTTCAATCACTCAGCTGGTCAGTAAAGTCCGATGGTGGACGAGGTTCCGCTCATATACAAGGGAGAGTGTCAATTGGTGCAGACATTACGGGAGTACTGGAGCAATATACATCTAGTATTGGAATGAGATGCTTATCTCGTCGGTATCAATGTAGCAATACCAACAGTGAGCATCATGCGAGACTTTGGAGTCTCACCACATCTTGTAGCGAACTGATTATGAAGGAGCACTTGGATGTTGTGATCATGGCCAGCGACTGTGACAGGGTCTGTTCGAGATATTTTAGCGCCAGATTGTCGTACGAATGCCATGACGGCGGGCTCTCGGTGTGAACCGGCCTTCCCGGAACCCGGATAAGCGGTTGGTCGTTCAGCAGTTGCTGTGATATTACTTCCTAGCACTAAGTAGTACAAGAGTCAGTTGCATGGTTACATACTCCGTAAAGGTAGGATTGCGGGAGTCTGTATGTAGGTATTTTTCGAGCAACACAGAGCGCGTCTTTGAGTCCCTTGGCATAATCAGCACAGAAGGATATGAAACCCGTGGGGCATTGTGTAGTGTTTAGCTTCCACATCTAATATGATACAGGGGTTTAGGCGTGGAGTGCCGAGCAATCTCGTATCCGGCTCTGTCTCTCCACCAATGAGAATCCTCGTTAGGCAACAAGCTTACCAGTGAACCAACGACATAGTGGTCATAGTCATGAACACGGGGGCGGTCGCAAGCCGTACGGAGCGGACGACATTTACACAATAGGGGCGGCCTTGCACCGAAAGCCGCTCAATCATTGAGAGTCAGATGTCCTAGTCTCCCGGAAGCCGCCTGTTACAGTACTATCTGTAGTGGGATGTTGGACTGACATTTCGAAATGCTAGTCAGGGCAATCCTAGGTTAAGATACAACTTTGCACAACGTACGAAACAACATCAACTACCTTATATACCAAAGTAACCTAGAAGACATAAATTGAGTTCACGCAGCCCGCCTTGGTAGAAGCAAATGCTACATGTTTGTAACTTTTATTCGTAGATCTCTTCCGAGAAAATAGTCAATGACGTAATTGCATCCGACGGGAGATTCTATCTCAAACTTCGTATATAGAGTACTACCTTCTTTCTTGGATTATGACCATGATGGCGCCGTTGTGATATTTTCAATGTGTAATGAAATGGTTTCTTCAAAATATTCAATCTTCTAAGCGAACAACTCATGATCACTAAGGCAATTGATGTGTTGTCGTTACTGTTTAGCCTATTTGACATTTGACAAAATCTTCCGATTGGGGAAATCTGAAATAGCCAAAATATTGCATGCATATTGCTACCCTAAAACCGAATAAACTCAGGTAGTTTAGGAGATAGCCAAGAAGTAACATTGCAGTTGATCGATGAAGTACCCAATAGCGAGATGGTGCTCCCGTGTTCAATGGCTGCCTTCTCCTATTTCTTGGACGACcgagaagatgccgagcgTATATTGGACTAAGTGAATATTTCAATTCAATGGGTTCAAGAGGTAGGTGGCGAATGGTAGTATCAAcaccccctttttcttcatcatgatgatTTCATGAATTCATCTAGGCAGCGAGGAGCCGATGGGACCAGTGACGAAGTACTACACTTGCTCAACAATTTCCCGTCGTGATATAGCTGTTAACCTCAAATGGGTGCTGATACTCAATTCGAGACTTGGAATTATTGTAATTCCAGTTGAGAGCTGGAATTTCTTACTGGATGATGATTAAGGGGGCCTATGGATAGATAAAGCACAGATTGGCGAAACTGAAAAGATGACTTCTAGGAGTCTCTTCAAGCAATGTATTGATGAATTGATAGGTATTATGCTACCGTGGAAGTACTTAGTGACAAAGTGTACGATGGAACTCTCCTTGTTTGTTGTAGTACTGTCGTAATATCCTTTGTCGAATATGCTTTGAAGTAACCAAGATGCTTGAGACGGTGTGGTCAGCATTTTACTGGCTATACCCTTCGGGATACGAGTGCAAGGCTGTGAAATAGGATCCCCATCCCTGTCTGAGACATCCTAAGGTCTTTGAAAACCCTGTGTTGCTCTTATTTTATTATCTGATTACTCAACTCTCAGAACAATCTCTTTTAAACGTAGAAACAGTGAAAGCTCCGTTTGCAAACACTCTCATTATAGGATAACTTGAACGCGGACCACATACACAGATAGGCAAGAACTTGGCTGGCGAGCAATGATTTCTCTTGTAATCAGGTCGTTATATTTCACCCCCGACTTCCGCTGACATACACTGGAAGTTGTCTTTCATGAACCGCTCCCCCACGTATATAGGAAATAGAACACTGGAAATACATTGGCGGCTTTTCTATACCACCACTTTTCCTGTTTCACGATTTTGCTTCCGGCGCCAATGTCAACAAAAGCGGGCCAGGCCGCTAGTCGTAATGACAGGCGCAAGGGTGTGACAGAACGATCAAAAAAGTAATCCGTAAGAATCACAGCTGGATGCCAAATTTTAGTTAGTTTCACGGAGGTAAGGTTGCCTAAGCGCTAGCGATGAATCGCTGGCTGGAAACCCATCAaggacagcagcagcgctaaTAACTCTGGGCATCATGTTGTTTGCGTGTCTTGTGAAACGGGCCGACAAGAGGCGCATCGAGTGGCTGCGTTCATGTAGGTATGTGTTGTACCCGATCCTCCTTCTACAATGCGAAAAGAATTTCATTTTTTACAGGGTGGTTGGTGTGTAAGTAATGCATGTGAGACCGTCTCGTGAAGTTTGCTGATCTTACGGATCATCGACCTGCCCTTTGCGATGGTGAGATTGCTATGCGAACCTCTTCGGCatttaaaaaaaagggacGGTGGCAAGGTGGCAGCTGAGAAGGCCGGCAATGCCCGGTCAGCGGCTGTGGATGTCGCTGATGCACGAACGATCAGGTACGGAGCAGGCGGTAAAATATGCTAGTTTGATGCTTATTTTCTTCAACTGTTGCCAGATCAGGCGGGTGAAGCGAGAGCTTCTGGGCGTTGGTGGAGTTTCTTCTGTGGGGGTTACCATCTCCGGCTCGTTTCGTTTCGAAACGCTTGGTGTCACATCGATAGTGAGTGGCCGCAGTGTCCGCATTCTGGCTCCCATCCATTCCATCACGGTAAGGCGTTGCTGCGGCCTGGCGGCATCCCGAGATCCATGACTCTCTTAAAAGAAACATCCCGGCGGTTAATTACTCGTTAGAGGCTGCGCCTTTATTGGTGCTTTACTCCACGCCGTCGGCCGTAATGGGCCTACAATTTCGGTACCGTTTCGCTGGGCAGGTTACATGCGAGTCTGGAAACATGCAAGAGGAAAATTTACCGATGGGCTCGAAAGGGGCGGGCGGTCCAAGTGATCCATAATTGGAACAGCCTCATGGGGTGATAGATTGGCAGATCTCTAGTCCTTTCGGGCAGTCCATGTCAAGGTTTGGCACACGGGAGATGCCCCATTTCCTTGCGATCTGTTCCCGGCTAGCCTCTGGGTTGGGATGTTGGGATCCAGGCAAGATAGGTCTCTCAGGAGTATAGGATAGTATAGAGGAGCAACTATATAAGTATCTGACTATCTCGTCGATCCATCAGCCTTTTCTATCACCAAACTAGTTCGAAGCAAGACTTCTCTGTTCGTTCTTTCCATTCTTTTGTTCCATAAGTTCAACCATTCATTCAACCAACTTCGATTCTTAAGACTGTCAAGATGTTCTGGACTGTTCCCGTTGCGCTGGCTCTCGCCTCTGGGGCTACTGCCCACACTGCTGCCTTTGTTAAGGGCATGTACTGCGAGGTTTGTGCAGCACTCTGCCTCTATTTTCACAATCGTCAGACAAATTCTTAATGAGTTCATCCAGGGTGGTCCCGATCCCAACAACTACAACGCCAACTCCAACACTCCCGTGAACCCCCTCTGGGATCTTCCCTTTGAGCAGTGGTGGATGCAGGCCGACCGTGGCTGCAACaaggctcctcctcccaacGGTGCCTCCGTTGCTCTGCCTGCTGGTGGCCAGTTCACTGTTGAGCTCGCCCACAACCAGGCTCAGACCAGCTTGTCCTTCAACGGACAATTCGCTGGCGAGTGGCCCGATGGCCAGAGCCACCCCGAGAACTGGTCTGGTCCTGGTAGCCCTCCTGACTGCATTCAGGATGACGGTGCCATGCACACCCAGAACCAGACCATGGCTGCTGGTACTGCCTGGGCCATTTCCTACCAATCGGACATCACCAAGGTCACCATGGACAACCTGGTTGTCTTCTCTGTTCTTGAGCAGTAAGTCTAAAATTCTTGTTTGTTCCAAAGTACAGCTTTAAACTAACGCCATAATAGCACCCCCTGGAAGCGTATTGCTACCTACGATGTTCCCAAGGATCTTCCTGCCTGCCCGGCCGGTGGATGCTACTGCGCCTGGCTGTGGGTTCCCAACGGCTGTGGCCAGCCCAACATGTACATGGCCAACTACCGATGCCACGTCACCAACACCTCCTCTACTAAGAAGCTTGCTCAGGCTAAGCCTCCTGTCTGGTGTGGCAACGATTCATCCAAGTGCCTCTCCGGTGCCAAGCAGATGATTGCCTGGAACCAGGCTACCGGCAACAACGTCCAGGTTCCCAACGGCGCTTCTCCCGGCTACAACAGGCAGATGGGCTGGGCTCCTGGTGCTCAGAACGATATCTTTGCTTAAGGTACTGACAGCAAGTGTTGCTACCGGCTTTGACAACAACACCGCCGTCTCTAGCACCTCCCGCTCTACCACCTATTGATTCTAGCAGTCATTTCCATTTTTCCTATTCATGTTAATATTCTCCTTGTTGCCCTGTACATACAAGCTTTAATAGGGTATCAAAATATCACTGATGGACAATTGGATCCAGCTTGGAATTTTCCGTTTGTGACTACAACCAGCAATGTATGTGATGTGAATTGTAATGAATAAGCTGTAAAACTTAAGCCAATATTCTATATATCTGGAAAGAACTATTCTAGTCCACACATACAGTTCGTTTGCGTTGGAAAAGGAACTAAGGGCATGATACTCATGCATGGCAGTTGCTGTGTAGACTGTCTTTGTGCTCTCAGTTTTGAGTCCTTCGAGCCACCTTCGGTTCGGATCAAAGCTAAAGAGATTACTCTAACAGTGTGAGTATGTACTAAATTATCTATGTTTGTCTCTTTGTCCCTCCGCAAAGTAGTATCTTCACCCCCTTCTACCATGTTACTCAGCAGGCGGTCTTCTTTCACGGATATTTGTTTGTTAGCCACTATACGTAATTTGGGCGAGAAAGATAATTATTGCCCAATAGGATCCATTCCAACAAGACCTGCTCCCCAGTTGAGCGATGGAAGCGACATATCACTGATGGGATTTCCAAAATCTCCTAGCTCAAAATCTGGTATACTGATAAAAGGTCCAAACGGATAGTCCTGCATTGGCGAAAAGTCCGGAAGTTCCTGGCTCATGGTTGGAATTTGGTTAATTGGCAAATCGGCGTTAGAAAAATTGTCCATATCATGCTGTCCGTGAGGATGATCTAGCGAAGATAGAGTGGCTGGGCTAAAGTCTggcttttcttgttgctgtgCAGTCCCTGCTTGGGTTGACGATGTAGAAGTGGCTAGTGCGtctctggccttgctggcCTTTCGTCCCTCTCTTTGCCATAGATTTCTAAGTAACTGACTGTACCTGTGGCTGATATGAAACTTATCCAATGCAGCACCATCTAGCACTGATATGAATTTGAGAACTAACGATGTGGTCTCTTGACGACGCCGTGCAGGTTGGAAAGCTCCAGCGCAATCCGCTCTATGCAGAAAGACCGCTGCATACACGCCATATCTCCAACCTTAGTCAGTCAAAATGAACATTAAGAGATCAGGTGTGATGGCTTACAAGTAGAAGCGATATGGTAAATAACATAACTCATGTTGGGGGTGGAAATCGGTCATCAGCTTCAAGGTGTTTATGGCTGCTGTAATAGCATCCCAAACGTATCGCCCGTCAGAGCAATTCATGATGCCATTAAGGAATGGCCTGAAAGACGGTTTCAAGGAAGTGTTTTGTGCCGACATCCTGGTGAGAACGGCTTGGAATGAGAATGCGTTAACATAAAGGCATAGGTACTCATATACTAGAGACAAAGAACGCTTCACTCTGGTAGATACTGCAAGATCGCTCCAAGTGGCATGCCAGTTCATTGATGCGCGCTGAAAGTCGTCGAGGTAGCGACTATAGTCTCCGTCGTGGACCATTGCCAAGGTCCGCTTCGGCGAGGAGTAAAGAATGGCTTGAGCGTTGTGCATGAGTTGTGTCAACTCCATCGTTGCTTGGTGAGCAGACGCAtaatcttcttggccactATTAGAGGTAGGCTGTAAGCTTGGAAAGTCTTTTGCCGTGAGGCGTGTTGAAAGAGATGGACCGCGAGACCAAAAAGACTGGCCCAAACGAACAGATATCTGCCGATCCGCGATGTAGACAACTTTTGTTTaaaaaaggagagattgAAGTTAGATAAGGTTTCTAGTTCATTCATCCAGGCTACTCACATGTCCATAATAGTCGCTTGTGCTCCGCCTgttcttttgtctcttgtgTAACAATATTGGGAAAGGCACCTTGATCTAGGCGCATCAAGTAAGCTTGTCTGACAGCCAGGCCGACGAGTGACCATGACGTTCTATCTTCAATGAACATGCTTTTACTTTCGTTCGAGACGGATTGTGTTAATTCGATATGGGGAAGCCATTCCGATAAGAGCAATAAACTCTCAACTGTTCGGGATTTCAGTGTCCAGGGATACCCAAGCAACACCTCAAGCAATAGCTTCTGGGTGTAATCCCAGCAATATCGGTGGATAAGAGAATGATTCGACGAGTCTCTTGATGCAATCGTCAATATGACtgtgaggaggaagaagtcCGATGTGCGaatcttgtcaatgccaGATTGTCCAATCATGTACGCTGGCACAATGGGACAGTAAGAGTGATAGTTCTGGGAATACCTGTCTTTGATTAGCCGCAAACTGAGTTATCTCTGTTTGATGTGGACTGACAGATGTAGCAACTCGGATATGTTGCTATGGTTAACTAGCCCCCTCTGAACTAGCTCATACTCGTCAACAGATACAACATTCGATGACCCACGTAAAAGACCGTCGCGCTCCTCCTCGTTTGGCAATACAGGCGATCCACTTGCTTTGGATTTCTCCGATTGGGCGAGTATATGCAGCGCATCGGAGGGATTCCTAAGCTCGGAAGCAAGCTGCTCATCAATGACATCCTCATTTAAGCCGTCAAGGCTGCGATCCACTTCCTTTTCAGTTGACCTGGTCCTTCTCGGCGATGCGCCAGAAGTGCGTTGTGAAGCCTTGTGACTCCTTGTGGATTTCTTGCTCGGCTCATACGTCCGAAAGTTCCCACCCCGGCGGGACTCGGCCAGCACACACTCGCTATCCGACTCAAAGCAGGACACGCAGGGGAATTTTCTTGGCTCTCCAATGCCACCACTAAGAGAGAAGTTAGGGGCATGCTCACAACATGATGATTATTTCGGGCTGTTTACAGATCGCATTTTGTCttccggcggcggcatctgACACATGCGCGGTAAGAGCGCTTTCCTGTGCTGGCAGTCATTGTCTGATATCTTCGGCAACTCGATATGCGTGCCTTGACAGCGTAGTAATGTAACAGTTCAAGGGCTGAGTGAGTCGATTGTCGGCATCGGCAAACGATA
This genomic interval from Trichoderma breve strain T069 chromosome 7 map unlocalized scaffold00008, whole genome shotgun sequence contains the following:
- a CDS encoding ankyrin repeats (3 copies) domain-containing protein, with protein sequence MTETNVETPLVAQPQHQILLSPLDAAWDPSLPTDDIDEYCWTPLQLAARSGELQVVQEILASNPSAVNDPPSGYYGQTALQAACMQGHEDIVRSLLDAGADVHFCGGNNFQRTGLQIACGQGNENVVRMLLAAGSEINMSPTTNHGIRVLTQTHQTTQSAPKTFAVARYNGRTALQAASERGHLSIVKLLLELGAEVNAPPSPIAGRTALQAASSGGFVAVVQLLLENGAQINAPSARYKGITALQGACLQGSSEIVDVLLKSGADVKASGGGYDGDGTALHAAAEKGYLGIVKKLVGIGADVNSSYNRRGQTPIQGAMAGGHEEVVEYLRDMGAVGRTGGGIFIFNHSAGQ
- a CDS encoding fungal zn(2)-Cys(6) binuclear cluster domain-containing protein, whose protein sequence is MTASTGKRSYRACVRCRRRKTKCDLGGIGEPRKFPCVSCFESDSECVLAESRRGGNFRTYEPSKKSTRSHKASQRTSGASPRRTRSTEKEVDRSLDGLNEDVIDEQLASELRNPSDALHILAQSEKSKASGSPVLPNEEERDGLLRGSSNVVSVDEYELVQRGLVNHSNISELLHLYSQNYHSYCPIVPAYMIGQSGIDKIRTSDFFLLTVILTIASRDSSNHSLIHRYCWDYTQKLLLEVLLGYPWTLKSRTVESLLLLSEWLPHIELTQSVSNESKSMFIEDRTSWSLVGLAVRQAYLMRLDQGAFPNIVTQETKEQAEHKRLLWTFVYIADRQISVRLGQSFWSRGPSLSTRLTAKDFPSLQPTSNSGQEDYASAHQATMELTQLMHNAQAILYSSPKRTLAMVHDGDYSRYLDDFQRASMNWHATWSDLAVSTRVKRSLSLVYEYLCLYVNAFSFQAVLTRMSAQNTSLKPSFRPFLNGIMNCSDGRYVWDAITAAINTLKLMTDFHPQHELCYLPYRFYLYGVYAAVFLHRADCAGAFQPARRRQETTSLVLKFISVLDGAALDKFHISHRYSQLLRNLWQREGRKASKARDALATSTSSTQAGTAQQQEKPDFSPATLSSLDHPHGQHDMDNFSNADLPINQIPTMSQELPDFSPMQDYPFGPFISIPDFELGDFGNPISDMSLPSLNWGAGLVGMDPIGQ